A single genomic interval of Microcebus murinus isolate Inina chromosome 24, M.murinus_Inina_mat1.0, whole genome shotgun sequence harbors:
- the LOC142864112 gene encoding ubiquitin carboxyl-terminal hydrolase 17-like protein 6: MKAASVLQGGEPPFNAFAKLKISQPNLADDMDNPSCYRPKNSSLLSKRDPDLHLKQAPGTKPLAPRDKLLLTWKRPYGVGAGLCNVGNTCYMNAALQCLTYTPPLANYVLSQEHSLSCRRQECCMLCTMEAHVTRVLTQPGQVIKPSLALAAGFHRYDQEDAHEFLMCTVDAMKRACLSGHEPLDGHSEDTTLIRQIFGGYWRSQIKCLHCHGISDTFEPYLDIALDIEAAQSLNQALQWLVKPEHLDGEDAYHCGTCLKKVPASKSLTVHTASKVLMLVLKRFSDVTGNKIAKEVQYPECLDMQPYMSQRNRGPLVYLLYAVLVHAGSSCQSGHYFCYVKAGNGQWYKMDDAKVTACHISSVLSQPAYLLFYIQKSELGRDGGCASRGKKPRARGAEDTDKGATQRELKSDSGVKMPEFEERLEKTATTELSLDQWKCLLEQNRPKPAVNFRKIESTLPSNAVVIHPPKYKTEMTKDNNLLPASDKEERDQVSLKASKVPCVGGRARGSKRRNKHGTSSLVVFQ; encoded by the coding sequence ATGAAGGCTGCTTCagtcctccagggaggggagcctCCTTTCAATGCCTTTGCAAAACTCAAAATTTCTCAGCCAAATTTAGCTGACGATATGGATAACCCCAGTTGTTACCGACCTAAGAACTCTTCACTGTTATCTAAGAGAGATCCCGACCTGCATTTAAAACAGGCTCCTGGGACAAAGCCATTGGCTCCCAGGGACAAACTGCTGCTGACCTGGAAGAGACCTTATGGGGTTGGTGCTGGGCTCTGCAATGTGGGAAACACGTGCTACATGAATGCTGCACTGCAGTGCCTGACGTACACACCACCCCTCGCCAACTATGTGCTGTCCCAGGAGCATTCTCTAAGCTGTCGTCGTCAGGAATGCTGCATGCTGTGCACTATGGAAGCTCATGTCACCCGGGTGCTaacccagcctggccaggtgATCAAGCCCTCGCTGGCACTGGCTGCTGGCTTCCACAGATACGACCAGGAAGATGCCCATGAGTTTCTCATGTGCACTGTGGATGCCATGAAGAGAGCTTGTCTATCTGGGCACGAGCCCTTAGACGGTCACTCTGAGGACACAACCCTAATCCGTCAAATATTTGGAGGCTACTGGAGGTCTCAGATCAAGTGTCTGCACTGCCATGGCATTTCAGACACCTTTGAACCTTACCTGGACATCGCCTTGGATATCGAGGCAGCTCAGAGCCTCAACCAAGCTTTGCAATGGTTGGTGAAGCCCGAGCACCTGGACGGAGAGGATGCCTATCACTGTGGTACTTGTCTAAAGAAGGTCCCTGCGTCCAAGTCTCTGACTGTGCACACTGCCTCCAAGGTCCTGATGCTTGTGTTGAAAAGGTTCTCAGATGTCACAGGcaacaaaattgcaaaagaagTGCAATATCCCGAGTGCCTTGACATGCAACCATACATGTCTCAGCGGAACAGAGGACCCCTTGTTTACCTCCTGTATGCTGTGCTGGTCCATGCTGGGAGCAGCTGTCAAAGTGGACATTACTTCTGCTATGTCAAAGCTGGGAATGGCCAGTGGTACAAAATGGATGATGCTAAGGTGACCGCCTGTCACATTTCTTCTGTCCTCAGTCAACCTGCCTACCTTCTCTTTTACATCCAGAAGAGTGAATTGGGGAGAGACGGTGGGTGTGCCTCCAGAGGGAAGAAACCAAGAGCCCGTGGGGCTGAAGACACGGACAAGGGAGCAACCCAACGGGAGCTCAAAAGTGACTCTGGCGTCAAGATGCCCGAGTTTGAGGAACGCTTGGAAAAGACAGCAACTACGGAGCTCTCCTTAGATCAGTGGAAGTGCCTCCTGGAACAAAACCGACCAAAGCCTGCGGTGAACTTCCGAAAAATTGAATCCACCCTGCCTTCCAATGCAGTTGTGATTCATCCACCAAAATACAAGACGGAGATGACAAAGGACAATAACTTGCTGCCCGCATcagacaaggaagaaagagaccAGGTGTCCCTGAAAGCTAGCAAAGTCCCTTGTGTGGGTGGGAGGGCCAGGGGTAGCAAGAGGAGGAACAAGCACGGCACAAGTTCTCTGGTTGTGTTCCAGTAA
- the LOC142864113 gene encoding ubiquitin carboxyl-terminal hydrolase 17-like protein 6, whose translation MKAASVLQGGEPPFNAFAKLKISQPNLADDMDNPSCYRPKNSSLLSKRDPDLHLKQAPGTKPLAPRDKLLLTWKRPYGVGAGLCNVGNTCYMNAALQCLTYTPPLANYVLSQEHSLSCRRQECCMLCTMEAHVTRVLTQPGQVIKPSLALAAGFHRYDQEDAHEFLMCTVDAMKRACLSGHEPLDGHSEDTTLIRQIFGGYWRSQIKCLHCHGISDTFEPYLDIALDIEAAQSLNQALQWLVKPEHLDGEDAYHCGTCLKKVPASKSLTVHTASKVLMLVLKRFSDVTGNKIAKEVQYPECLDMQPYMSQRNRGPLVYLLYAVLVHAGSSCQSGHYFCYVKAGNGQWYKMDDAKVTACHISSVLSQPAYLLFYIQKSELGRDGGCASRGKKPRARGAEDTDKGATQRELKSDSGVKMPEFEERLEKTATTELSLDQWKCLLEQNRPKPAVNFRKIESTLPSNAVVIHPPKYKTEMTKDNNLLPASDKEERDQVSLKASKVPCVGGRARGSKRRNKHGTSSLVVFQ comes from the coding sequence ATGAAGGCTGCTTCagtcctccagggaggggagcctCCTTTCAATGCCTTTGCAAAACTCAAAATTTCTCAGCCAAATTTAGCTGACGATATGGATAACCCCAGTTGTTACCGACCTAAGAACTCTTCACTGTTATCTAAGAGAGATCCCGACCTGCATTTAAAACAGGCTCCTGGGACAAAGCCATTGGCTCCCAGGGACAAACTGCTGCTGACCTGGAAGAGACCTTATGGGGTTGGTGCTGGGCTCTGCAATGTGGGAAACACGTGCTACATGAATGCTGCACTGCAGTGCCTGACGTACACACCACCCCTCGCCAACTATGTGCTGTCCCAGGAGCATTCTCTAAGCTGTCGTCGTCAGGAATGCTGCATGCTGTGCACTATGGAAGCTCATGTCACCCGGGTGCTaacccagcctggccaggtgATCAAGCCCTCGCTGGCACTGGCTGCTGGCTTCCACAGATACGACCAGGAAGATGCCCATGAGTTTCTCATGTGCACTGTGGATGCCATGAAGAGAGCTTGTCTATCTGGGCACGAGCCCTTAGACGGTCACTCTGAGGACACAACCCTAATCCGTCAAATATTTGGAGGCTACTGGAGGTCTCAGATCAAGTGTCTGCACTGCCATGGCATTTCAGACACCTTTGAACCTTACCTGGACATCGCCTTGGATATCGAGGCAGCTCAGAGCCTCAACCAAGCTTTGCAATGGTTGGTGAAGCCCGAGCACCTGGACGGAGAGGATGCCTATCACTGTGGTACTTGTCTAAAGAAGGTCCCTGCGTCCAAGTCTCTGACTGTGCACACTGCCTCCAAGGTCCTGATGCTTGTGTTGAAAAGGTTCTCAGATGTCACAGGcaacaaaattgcaaaagaagTGCAATATCCCGAGTGCCTTGACATGCAACCATACATGTCTCAGCGCAACAGAGGACCCCTTGTTTACCTCCTGTATGCTGTGCTGGTCCATGCTGGGAGCAGCTGTCAAAGTGGACATTACTTCTGCTATGTCAAAGCTGGGAATGGCCAGTGGTACAAAATGGATGATGCTAAGGTGACCGCCTGTCACATTTCTTCTGTCCTCAGTCAACCTGCCTACCTTCTCTTTTACATCCAGAAGAGTGAATTGGGGAGAGACGGTGGGTGTGCCTCCAGAGGGAAGAAACCAAGAGCCCGTGGGGCTGAAGACACGGACAAGGGAGCAACCCAACGGGAGCTCAAAAGTGACTCTGGCGTCAAGATGCCCGAGTTTGAGGAACGCTTGGAAAAGACAGCAACTACGGAGCTCTCCTTAGATCAGTGGAAGTGCCTCCTGGAACAAAACCGACCAAAGCCTGCGGTGAACTTCCGAAAAATTGAATCCACCCTGCCTTCCAATGCAGTTGTGATTCATCCACCAAAATACAAGACGGAGATGACAAAGGACAATAACTTGCTGCCCGCATcagacaaggaagaaagagaccAGGTGTCCCTGAAAGCTAGCAAAGTCCCTTGTGTGGGTGGGAGGGCCAGGGGTAGCAAGAGGAGGAACAAGCACGGCACAAGTTCTCTGGTTGTGTTCCAGTAA
- the LOC142864114 gene encoding ubiquitin carboxyl-terminal hydrolase 17-like protein 6 — protein sequence MKAASVLQGGEPPFNAFAKLKISQPNLADDMDNPSCYRPKNSSLLSKRDPDLHLKQAPGTKPLAPRDKLLLTWKRPYGVGAGLCNVGNTCYMNAALQCLTYTPPLANYVLSQEHSLSCRRQECCMLCTMEAHVTRVLTQPGQVIKPSLALAAGFHRYDQEDAHEFLMCTVDAMKRACLSGHEPLDGHSEDTTLIRQIFGGYWRSQIKCLHCHGISDTFEPYLDIALDIEAAQSLNQALQWLVKPEHLDGEDAYHCGTCLKKVPASKCLTVHTASKVLMLVLKRFSDVTGNKIAKEVQYPECLDMQPYMSQRNRGPLVYLLYAVLVHAGSSCQSGHYFCYVKAGNGQWYKMDDAKVTACHISSVLSQPAYLLFYIQKSELGRDGGCASTGKKPRARGAEDTDKGATQRELKSDSGVKMPEFEERLEKTATTELSLDQWKCLLEQNRPKPAVNFRKIESTLPSNAVVIHPPKYKTEMTKDNNLLPASDKEERDQVSLKASKVPCVGGRARGSKRRNKHGTSSLVVFQ from the coding sequence ATGAAGGCTGCTTCagtcctccagggaggggagcctCCTTTCAATGCCTTTGCAAAACTCAAAATTTCTCAGCCAAATTTAGCTGACGATATGGATAACCCCAGTTGTTACCGACCTAAGAACTCTTCACTGTTATCTAAGAGAGATCCCGACCTGCATTTGAAACAGGCTCCTGGGACAAAGCCATTGGCTCCCAGGGACAAACTGCTGCTGACCTGGAAGAGACCTTATGGGGTTGGTGCTGGGCTCTGCAATGTGGGAAACACGTGCTACATGAATGCTGCACTGCAGTGCCTGACGTACACACCACCCCTCGCCAACTATGTGCTGTCCCAGGAGCATTCTCTAAGCTGTCGTCGTCAGGAATGCTGCATGCTGTGCACTATGGAAGCTCATGTCACCCGGGTGCTaacccagcctggccaggtgATCAAGCCCTCGCTGGCACTGGCTGCTGGCTTCCACAGATACGACCAGGAAGATGCCCATGAGTTTCTCATGTGCACTGTGGATGCCATGAAGAGAGCTTGTCTATCTGGGCACGAGCCCTTAGACGGTCACTCTGAGGACACAACCCTAATCCGTCAAATATTTGGAGGCTACTGGAGGTCTCAGATCAAGTGTCTGCACTGCCATGGCATTTCAGACACCTTTGAACCTTACCTGGACATCGCCTTGGATATCGAGGCAGCTCAGAGCCTCAACCAAGCTTTGCAATGGTTGGTGAAGCCCGAGCACCTGGACGGAGAGGATGCCTATCACTGTGGTACTTGTCTAAAGAAGGTCCCTGCGTCCAAGTGTCTGACTGTGCACACTGCCTCCAAGGTCCTGATGCTTGTGTTGAAAAGGTTCTCAGATGTCACAGGcaacaaaattgcaaaagaagTGCAATATCCCGAGTGCCTTGACATGCAACCATACATGTCTCAGCGGAACAGAGGACCCCTTGTTTACCTCCTGTATGCTGTGCTGGTCCATGCTGGGAGCAGCTGTCAAAGTGGACATTACTTCTGCTATGTCAAAGCTGGGAATGGCCAGTGGTACAAAATGGATGATGCTAAGGTGACCGCCTGTCACATTTCTTCTGTCCTCAGTCAACCTGCCTACCTTCTCTTTTACATCCAGAAGAGTGAATTGGGGAGAGACGGTGGGTGTGCCTCCACAGGGAAGAAACCAAGAGCCCGTGGGGCTGAAGACACGGACAAGGGAGCAACCCAACGGGAGCTCAAAAGTGACTCTGGCGTCAAGATGCCCGAGTTTGAGGAACGCTTGGAAAAGACAGCAACTACGGAGCTCTCCTTAGATCAGTGGAAGTGCCTCCTGGAACAAAACCGACCAAAGCCTGCGGTGAACTTCCGAAAAATTGAATCCACCCTGCCTTCCAATGCAGTTGTGATTCATCCACCAAAATACAAGACGGAGATGACAAAGGACAATAACTTGCTGCCCGCATcagacaaggaagaaagagaccAGGTGTCCCTGAAAGCTAGCAAAGTCCCTTGTGTGGGTGGGAGGGCCAGGGGTAGCAAGAGGAGGAACAAGCACGGCACAAGTTCTCTGGTTGTGTTCCAGTAA